In Crinalium epipsammum PCC 9333, the genomic window AATATTGAGAGATTCCACTCGTCCGCCTGCTAGCTGCCCAACCATATTACCCAACGTTTCAGCCAGTTGTAGGTAAGGTCTGAGCGTTTGTAGAGCATCAGGGTGAAGTCCTGGGATGTTTACTGCTGAACGGGCAGGTAAACCAAGGAGAACATCACGAATTTGCTCTGCGACATCAACAGCAACATTTACTTGCGCTTCCGCAGTTGATGCACCTAAATGTGGGGTAAGAATAACTTCTTTACCAAGAGAGCGTAACTCTGATTCACCCAGAGGTTCCTTTTCAAACACATCCAAAGCCGCACCAGCGATTTTGCCTTCTCTTAAGGCTTGTAAAAGGGCAATTTCATCAATAATGCCACCACGAGCGCAGTTAATGATCCGCGCAGTAGGTTTCATTTTAGCTATTGATTCAGTACCAATTATGTGAGTAGTTTCCGGTGTCTTTGGTATGTGTAAAGTAATATAATCTGCTTCGCGGAACAGTATATCTAAATCTACCAAACGACAACCTATCTGATCTGCTCGTTCTATAGAGATAAATGGGTCATAAGCCAGCAATTTCATTCCCATTGCTTTAGCTACCGCAGCAACATGGGAACCAATTTTTCCTAAACCAACAATACCCAGCGTTTTTTTGTAAACTTCAGTACCAACGAAGCGTTTGCGATCCCACTTATTGTTTTTAACTGACTGGTTAGCTTCTGGTATATGCCTAGATAAAGACAACATCATGGCTAATGCGTGTTCTGCTGCGGCAATTGTATTACCTTCAGGGGAATTGACAACCACAATTCCTTTGCGGGTAGCAGCCGGAACATCGACATTATCGACACCAACGCCAGCGCGTCCAATAATTTTTAGCTGTGTAGCAGCTTCGATAATTTCTTTTGTTACCTTGGTTTCCGAGCGAATCATCATCGCATCGTATTCTGGCACAATTTTTATCAGTTCTTCTGCTGGAAGACCTGTTTTAACATCTACTTGGGCGACTTGGGAGAGAATGTCTATTCCAACTTGGTCAATCGGGTCAGAGACAAGAACCTTGGGCATGATCGGCAGGTGAATCTAAAGGGGTAATTTGAGTTCCGCAGTCTAGGAAGGAGAGAGCGGGTGTAGCAGGTGCAAAATTATTTATCGTATCATCGTTAGGCTAACGCTTTCTGATGTTTGGTTGAATCAGCACTGTTAAGCTTATTGCTGACTGAACTGCAAGAAATTTAATTTTAAAAAACATGAACTATCTTATTGCTGTTTTATCAGATCGGATTCAAGCAGAAGAAGCCTACTCAGTTTTAGAGAAACAAGGTTTCCCAATGGATAAAGTAAGTATTCTTGGGAGGGGATATAAAAGTGCCGATGAATTTGGCTTGATTGACCCCAATGAGCAAGCTGGTAAACAAGCAAAGCTAATGTCGTACTGGCTAGTGCCATTTGGATTTTTTGCTGGTGCTACTTTCAATTTACTAACTGGGTTGAATACTTTTCCCTGGGCAGGCGGAATTGGCAATGCTCTGATTGGTGGTTTGTTGGGCGCTGCTTCTGGAGGATTGGGCAGCGTTTTTGTAGGTGGAGGCGTAGGATTGACTTCGGGTAGTGGTGACGCTTTACCCTATCGCAATAGATTGAATGCTGGTAAGTACCTGATTGCCGTCAAAGGTTCTCCAGGTATAACGCAACAAGCAACTCGCATTCTGCGGGAGTTGCAGCCGGAAAATATTCAAGGCTATGTAGATCCTACAGATGTTTAGGTAGTTATAGCAGTCGCCAGGGCGGTTACGGCATTAGATTTATTGCCCTCAATTCAAACTTTTTTTAATCGCAGATGTGAGCAGATAAACGCAGATTACGCAGATGTTAAGCAATATTAATCCTTGCCCTAAGCGCCTTGTCCATTGCTATATAAGCGGTCGGCAGTCAGCTATCAATCGTCTGCTTTTTTTGCAGTCATTGATAATTGATAATTGTTAATTGTTAATTGTTAAAAAAGATGCTGCCAAGAGAAGAACTCTTAAAAGGGGTGGAAAATCGAGAAACTGCTGCTCGTGTGATTGATCAAGCTGAACAGGCGCTCAAAACTTGGGAAGTGGTAGTGACGGATTTTCTGTCTCCCCCAGAATTGGTGGAGATGCAACAGATGTTCGGGCGTTTAACGGAAGTGCATTTAGTGGCGGGAGGGGGGTATCCGCAGGCAGAAAGACAACGACTGGCGATCGCACGCTCTGAACTCCCCCTAGAGTTGCCTCAAGTGCCTCTAGCTGCTGTCTCAATAGCCGGAAACTTTCTGTTTGACTCAGCTACTCACCGAGACTTTTTAGGCTCGATGCTGGGATGTGGCATTGTCCGAGAAAAAACAGGCGACATAATTGTACTGGGAGAGCAAGGAGCGCAGGCAATTATTATTCCTGAAATGGTGGAGTATCTAGAAACTCATTTAACTCAAGTGCGTTCTGTGCCTGTAAATACTAGGCGAATTGAGTTAAGTGAGTTAAAAATTCGTGAACCTAAGAAGAAAGAGTTGACGACTGTGGAAGCGTCGTTAAGATTAGATGCGATCGCATCTGCTGGCTTTGGAATGTCTCGTAGCAAAATGGTGGAATTTATTTCTGCTGGTGATGTGCGCGTTAATTGGAAAGAAATTACTCAGCCTAGTCAGCTTGTGAAAACAGGCGATTTAATTGCTACTCGTGGCAAAGGACGTTTAGAAGTTGGAGAAATTATGGTTACTAAAAAAGAACGTTATCGAGTGCAATTAACACGCTTTATTTAAAAGTGTTAACAAAGGTTTATTTCTACAGCATCTACTGATGGGCATAATAACATCAGTAGTTGTAAATTTTATATGCCTTTTCCCTTTAAATTTCGTCAGCAGAATAACCAGAGTGGTATAGGAATTAATTCTTCTAGCCCAACCCAATCAGGTTTAACCCCACAACCAAAAACACTAGAGGAACTTGAAAAAGAACTTGAGGCGCAGTTTATTCCCACCCGCCCTCATCAGCAAAGCTCAAAAATAACAAACAACAGGGGTGGGCTAAAAAAAATAAAATTTCTATTAATACTGAGTGCTGTGTTTGTAGGTTTGCCTTGGTTAATAGTGTGGGTAGCAAATCAGCCTGATCGGGTGATTCGTAGCGCCGTTGCAGAGAAATATCCTATTTTGCTATTGCCTAGTTATAGAAAAATGGAAGATGATTATAAGCAGGCGATCGCATCGGTTGAACAAGCTCAACAGTTAGTCGATCACCCTACCAGTCCAGCAGACTTAAATTTGGGTGAACAGAAGGTCAAAGAAGCACAAAAATATCTGGATGCCTTGCCTATAAGCTTTTTAACTGAGTGGCCAGAATATAGATCTTGGTGGTACGATTGGCATTTTAATATTTATAAATTTAATAGCGATCGCGAAAAAATTGGACAGTTAGCAGCTAAGGTATTTCAAGAAAAAAATGCTCAAACGTTTCTATCTGAGGGTGAAAAGGCACTCAACACAGCCAAACAGCAGTATCAGCAAGCATCCACCCCAATAGATAAACAAACTGCGATCGCATCTTGGCAAGCAGCGTTAGATCAACTAGAGCAAATACCTTCTGAAACTTTGGCAGGAAAAACATCACAAAAGAAACTAGAGGCTTACAAGCGCGATTATCAGGAAAGAGTTGGTCTTGCTGCTGGTAATGAACGCATCAGCACTTTAATAGCAGCCGCGAGACAGTTTTCTCGGCAAGCCGCAGTTGCAAGCCAAAATCCGCCCCATAGCGTTTCCCAGTGGGAACAAATTGAGGGCTTGTGGCAAGAGGCTATTGTTCGACTTAAAGAAATTCCCCAAGAAGATTTGGCAGGTTATGCAGTAGCGCAAAAGTCTGTGGCAGAATACCAGGCTAATTTAGGGCAAATTAAGATTAGGAAGCAGAATGAAGCAGATTCATTAGCAGCTTTGGAACAATCACAAAGCGCAATTCAAAACTTGATTGCTTCTACTCCTAGTGATGCTAAATTACTAGATCGCAATCGTACAATTAGCGAGATTCAAGGAATTATTAATCAACTAGAAAAGGTTAAACCAGGCACAACCTCATATCTTAAAGCCCAAGAACTTTTGTTATTTGCACAAAACAAACTCAAGCAACTACAGCCTCAATAAACAATTATCAATGACCAATGACCAATGACCAATGACCAATGACCAGCTTAAATGTTACGTTTATTTCCACCCAGCCACTTAGCTAGTACATTTATTGTTAGATCGTTCAATAGCGTCCTACTAATTGTCGGCGACATTGAACTAAACAAACATATCAATGAGCATCCTGACTTCCATCTTGGCAGACTTGCTGCAAGCAGCACCAGAACTGCGACCACAGCTTTATTTCAAGTCTTCTTTAACCGCCCTGTCTCACGCGATGGAAGATCAGGTATTAGCTGGTTTAGAGCAGCCTTTGGTAATAGCCAGTTTTCAACGAGAACGTTTTTATCGTCAGGAAGCGCACCGATACCGCAGAATTGCCGCACGAACACCCCAGGTATACGTGCTGGCAGCGCCAGAAACAGATTTTAAAAGCAGTTCGGACGTTTATGAAAGTGTGGCATTTGATTCTACAGATGGACTTAGTAAAGAGTGGCACTTAGTTGTTCTCAGTCCGCAATCTTCTACTTGCCTGATTTGCCGTGAGAAAGTTGCACCTGCGCCAGATAATATCACGGTATCTGAGATGGACCCATCTCGCCGCTTTGAAGGCATCTGGACATTTGACCGTAAGGTAGCCAGCATTGCGGCTGAATTATTGCTCAATCGGATTTTGGTTTACAGACCAGAGTTAGCCGATAAAATTCAGCAAGCCAAAAATGTTTATGGTCTTACTCATTTAAGCCAACCGAATGAATCTTTAGCTGCTGCATCTAAGAAAAAAGCCACTAAAAAAGGGAAGAAACAGATATCTTCTCAAAACGTAACAGTCAATAACCAAGATGCTCATAGTTTGAATGCTGACCCGTTTGTGCAGAGGTTAGTGACATATTTACAGGCAGGTCAGTATAAATTAATCAAAGCTTATCGTTCCATTGCCAGTCAGGAACAGAAAGAACGACTGGTAAATTCAATTACGGCTGCCATCAGGCGATCGCTTAACCCTGATGAAATTATGCAAGTTGCAGTACAAGAATTGGGATTAACAATTCATACATCCCGTTGTTTAATTTACTACTGCAAAGCTACCGATCTTCACGCGACTATCACTCATGAATATCTAAATCTAGCCGATAGCCCAGAGATCCCAAACGTTTCGCTCTTAGGGCAAATATGGACTTTAAAAAATAATCCTTTATTTGAGGAAATTTTACAACGGCGGGAGCCTGTGTATGTTACAGATACATCTACTGATCCTCGCCTCAACAATTCCCCCATCCAAGTATTAGTACAGCAATTGGCTATTCGATCTTGGCTAATGGTGCCAGTATTATATCAAGACAGACTGCTGGGAATGGTTGAATTACACGACAGTGGTCCAACTGAGCATTGCTGGAAACAATATGAACTAGAACTGGTAGAAGCGATCGCCACACAAATAGGGGTTGCCCTAATTCAAGCCGAAGCTTATGCTAACCTCGAAGACCTTAACCAACAGCTAGAAGCCCTTGACCGCACTCGCGCTAATTTAGTAGCTATTACTGGTCACGAATTACGCACCCCCCTTTCTACAATTCAAGTCTGCCTAGAGAGTCTGGCGACTGAGCCTGATATGTCCCTGGAATTACGCCAGGTAATGCTCAATACTGCTCTAGCAGACACAGAACGGATGCGTAAACTGATTCAAGACTTTCTCACCCTTTCCCGACTAGAAAGTGGTCGAGTGGAATGGCATCCAGAACCTTTATCTCTTAATGAGTGTATTGATCTAGCCATCAGTAGTATCCACGCTCGTAATCTTAATAACGATCTACCTGAGATTAGTAGCCAAATTTCACCCGACCTGCCATTGGTAAGGGCAGATGGAGAGTGGCTGGTGGAAGTGCTAGTAAAACTGCTAGACAATGCTTGCAAATTTACCCCTCCTCAAGGAAATGTCACTATTAAAGCTGAT contains:
- a CDS encoding DICT sensory domain-containing protein; the encoded protein is MSILTSILADLLQAAPELRPQLYFKSSLTALSHAMEDQVLAGLEQPLVIASFQRERFYRQEAHRYRRIAARTPQVYVLAAPETDFKSSSDVYESVAFDSTDGLSKEWHLVVLSPQSSTCLICREKVAPAPDNITVSEMDPSRRFEGIWTFDRKVASIAAELLLNRILVYRPELADKIQQAKNVYGLTHLSQPNESLAAASKKKATKKGKKQISSQNVTVNNQDAHSLNADPFVQRLVTYLQAGQYKLIKAYRSIASQEQKERLVNSITAAIRRSLNPDEIMQVAVQELGLTIHTSRCLIYYCKATDLHATITHEYLNLADSPEIPNVSLLGQIWTLKNNPLFEEILQRREPVYVTDTSTDPRLNNSPIQVLVQQLAIRSWLMVPVLYQDRLLGMVELHDSGPTEHCWKQYELELVEAIATQIGVALIQAEAYANLEDLNQQLEALDRTRANLVAITGHELRTPLSTIQVCLESLATEPDMSLELRQVMLNTALADTERMRKLIQDFLTLSRLESGRVEWHPEPLSLNECIDLAISSIHARNLNNDLPEISSQISPDLPLVRADGEWLVEVLVKLLDNACKFTPPQGNVTIKADSNGNLLKVTVTDTGRGIEPNRLQVVFDRFYQEEGALRRTTGGTGLGLAICRQIVNNWGGEIWAESEGKDQGSAFHFTIPMISSRSEPRRSGNTNKG
- a CDS encoding photosystem II S4 domain protein yields the protein MLPREELLKGVENRETAARVIDQAEQALKTWEVVVTDFLSPPELVEMQQMFGRLTEVHLVAGGGYPQAERQRLAIARSELPLELPQVPLAAVSIAGNFLFDSATHRDFLGSMLGCGIVREKTGDIIVLGEQGAQAIIIPEMVEYLETHLTQVRSVPVNTRRIELSELKIREPKKKELTTVEASLRLDAIASAGFGMSRSKMVEFISAGDVRVNWKEITQPSQLVKTGDLIATRGKGRLEVGEIMVTKKERYRVQLTRFI
- the serA gene encoding phosphoglycerate dehydrogenase; this translates as MPKVLVSDPIDQVGIDILSQVAQVDVKTGLPAEELIKIVPEYDAMMIRSETKVTKEIIEAATQLKIIGRAGVGVDNVDVPAATRKGIVVVNSPEGNTIAAAEHALAMMLSLSRHIPEANQSVKNNKWDRKRFVGTEVYKKTLGIVGLGKIGSHVAAVAKAMGMKLLAYDPFISIERADQIGCRLVDLDILFREADYITLHIPKTPETTHIIGTESIAKMKPTARIINCARGGIIDEIALLQALREGKIAGAALDVFEKEPLGESELRSLGKEVILTPHLGASTAEAQVNVAVDVAEQIRDVLLGLPARSAVNIPGLHPDALQTLRPYLQLAETLGNMVGQLAGGRVESLNIRLQGDLANNQSQPVVVAALKGLLSQALRERVNYVNASIEAKERGIHVIETRDADVRDYSGSLQLSAKGALGEHSVTGALLGDNEIRITSVDEFPVNVDPTQHMLFTLHRDMPGIIGRIGSLLGSFNVNIASMQVGRKIVRGDAVMVLSLDDPLPDGILAEIIKVPGIKDAYTVTL